From a single Phalacrocorax aristotelis chromosome 1, bGulAri2.1, whole genome shotgun sequence genomic region:
- the CEP57 gene encoding centrosomal protein of 57 kDa has product MAAAASGGQRTDDLHKTHNSASATDGLSLSSFIEYPKYKPFVNADLLRSPRKPVIPYPESNSRAIFSALKNLQEKIHRLELERLQAEENVKHLSRETADYKKVLSEQMQHKEHDKTEVSKKNQELASQLAAAESRCSLLEKQLDYMRRMIQHAENEKSHLLEKQGSLERDRLLDQSHVQSKLEKLDMLEREYSRLTVMQSVAEKKMKELEQKLQEEEHARKLVQEKAAELQTGLETNRLLIQAASPLLSPKARKPRKKTKQPEKKCSLTSHLTTQPHYRLCLGDVPFVAGKSTSPSHSVGANVQHVLHLMKQHTKALCNSRVVNDTPLAKPIGTGHPASKSRKSSLPKESSSSQEELSEVLLTLQDEFGQMSFDHQQLSKLVQEAPTIAVREDLERELEALVGKMEAKADQISKVRRHRLQLERLKRECKSKKTSAKQIRDSKFPVSEVKVTTTVTTKGKNAGPIKVKPGEKSRKNLQLLRDMQTIQTSLQKDDISWDY; this is encoded by the exons gatgATCTGCACAAAACTCATAACTCTGCATCAGCCACAGATGGACTTTCTCTATCTTCATTTATAGAATATCCAAAGTACAAGCCATTTGTTAATGCAGATTTGCTGCGCTCCCCTCGGAAACCAGTAATTCCATATCCTGAAAGCAACAGCAGAG CaatattttctgctctgaagaatctgcaggaaaaaattcATCGACTGGAGTTGGAACGGCTTCAGGCGGAGGAGAATGTAAAACAcctcagcagagaaacagctgaCTACAAAAAAGTACTGAGTGAACAAATGCAACACAAAGAGCATGACAAGACTGAAGTGtcaaagaaaaatcaag aactgGCTTctcagctggcagctgctgagTCTCGTTGTAGCCTTTTAGAGAAACAGCTGGACTACATGAGAAGAATGATCCAGcatgcagaaaatgagaagtcACATCTCTTGGAAAAGCAG GGTTCGTTGGAGAGAGATCGGCTTCTTGATCAATCGCATGTTCAGTCTAAATTGGAAAAGCTGGATATGCTGGAAAGAGAGTACAGCAGGCTTACCGTGATGCAGTCCGTAGCAGAG aaaaaaatgaaggagcTGGAACAGAAGCTTCAGGAGGAAGAACACGCAAGGAAGCTTGTTCAGGAAAAAGCAGCCGAG CTCCAGACAGGCCTGGAAACCAACAGACTACTGATTCAAGCAGcatccccattgctctctccaaaagcaagaaaacccaggaaaaaaactaAGCAGCCAGAGAAG aaatGCTCTCTTACAAGCCATCTCACTACGCAGCCCCATTACAGACTGTGTCTGGGCGATGTACCCTTTGTAGCTGGGAAG TCTACCAGTCCCAGTCATTCAGTTGGCGCCAACGTGCAACATGTCCTACACCTGATGAAACAACATACGAAAGCTTTGTGTAACAGTCGTGTGGTAAATGATACTCCACTAGCAAAACCCATTGGCACCGGTCATCCtgccagcaaaagcagaaagtcATCTCTGCCAAAGGAATCTTCTTCATCCCAGGAAGAGCTCTCAGAAGTGCTGCTGACTTTACAAGATGAATTTGGGCAGATGAGTTT TGATCATCAGCAGCTGTCAAAGCTTGTCCAGGAAGCCCCAACCATTGCAGTGAGGGAAGATCTGGAGAGGGAACTTGAGGCACTGGTGGGAAAGATGGAAGCAAAGGCAGACCAGATCAGCAAAGTCCGGAGGCATCGGTTGCAG ctAGAGAGACTTAAGAGAGAATGCAAGTCCAAAAAGACTTCTGCTAAACAAATAAGAGACAGCAAGTTCCCTGTTAGTGAGGTGAAAGTAACAACTACAGTAACCACGAAAGGAAAGAACGCTGGTCCCATCAAAGTGAAACCTGGAGAGAAGAGTCGGAAAAATCTTCAGTTGTTGAGAGACATGCAGACCATACAGACTTCGCTACAGAAAGATGACATCAGCTGGGACTACTGA